The Acyrthosiphon pisum isolate AL4f unplaced genomic scaffold, pea_aphid_22Mar2018_4r6ur Scaffold_21113;HRSCAF=23060, whole genome shotgun sequence genome window below encodes:
- the LOC107882775 gene encoding zinc finger MYM-type protein 1-like, translating into MNDTNWKRHQTACNVAKLKNSKTVTSLLSYMTKKRTIDEVDPSLPTKDTTKDEIKADTSNYGSSVAPLNVLNTSNDNTIVASIDLVTNSIPSCSKMNVVDESANILCGVCSDEDHCNDLSTGDVEDIGNIVEQDVRHFQQFPNDPSIILDSKMSTEQFAYFAALQPCQPKACELKGCIFPTKMQGKWLRSFHEEHYYKKLPTGEFVKRTWISYSPSLDKVFCIVCKQFGREDAKSHQLARFGSDDWSHISFKLKSHESNSVHLESEIRRAMFVSNQRVVSTIFESSNRNVAENREIVRVIFESLIYLARQNIAFRGHDELWTSNNQGNFIELIKLISKYNPTLSSHVSKIQNSKKKNRLTFLSNLSQNNMFHVLDTTTDVSNIEQLSLVIRFINENEEVEERLVALETVSDARGIGMFNVLCNICKKYEIDWENQLCAQSYDGASSMQGQYSGVRAYIQEKNPRAIYVWCFSHILNLVVVDTCDTSKTMRHFFGDLQSSIAFLRARKRTAIFLNHQKICYPEERVCRMKNFSTTRWTSHGRALTVIFEKYKALTNTLKELSNSNERDTSSMATNLLSTISSFKFVTHLLLMKNIFKHTTPLSMYLQSQSLDFITALTMVDNCARKLSELRNEQQLDVLLAEANTFSLENELEEVWFPEKRVQRRKKMAGEKTNDEIVSNAKDNFKIQVYFTVLDQICTSITSRFEGSREILSDLSLLSVDRLIATSKGCPIPEDNFVYLDKWIPNLQIDQLKLEYSTFASSFLKLKSNIVIEKLHEKVIISESDEDTSVDLDEATSVSSERTFSKLKLIKTRIRSTMVQKRLDSLMLLSCEKDIWTPFSQCLPQQHQHHYHYTILTSPFNQQQDQQQPQQQHHYYHYNIQPSPFNQQQQQQEQQQQQQQHHQQQLQQHQLQQQQQQQMFHMPQGGPQGQ; encoded by the exons ATGAATGATACAAACTGGAAACGTCATCAAACTGCATGCAATGttgcaaaactaaaaaattcgAAAACTGTAACTAGTCTATTGTcttatatgacaaaaaaaagaaCTATTGATGAAGTGGACCCATCTCTACCAACAAAag atACCACAAAAGATGAAATTAAAGCCGATACTTCAAACTATGGATCTTCTGTTGCCccattaaatgtattgaatactagcaatgataatacaatagtaGCATCGATTGATTTGGTAACCAACTCAATACCTTCTT gcAGTAAAATGAATGTAGTTGATGAATCGGCTAACATATTGTGTGGTGTCTGTTCTGATGAGGATCATTGTAATGATTTATCAACTGGAGATGTTgaag ataTTGGTAACATTGTCGAGCAGGACGTCAGGCATTTTCAACAATTTCCAAATGATCCATCAATAATACTAGATTCAAAAATGTCCACAGAACAGTTTGCTTATTTTGCTGCTTTACAACCGTGTCAACCTAAAGCATGTGAGTTAAAAGGGTGTATATTTCCAACTAAAATGCAAGGCAAATGGTTGCGTTCTTTTCACGaggaacattattataaaaaacttcCAACTGGTGAATTTGTTAAGCGAACTTGGATTTCATATTCCCCATCGCTAGATAAAGTTTTCTGTATTGTTTGCAAACAATTTGGTAGAGAAGATGCAAAAAGCCACCAACTAGCGCGGTTTGGTTCTGATGATTGGAGCCATATATCATTTAAGCTTAAATCACATGAATCAAATAGTGTGCATTTAGAATCAGAAATTCGAAGAGCAATGTTTGTAAGCAATCAAAGAGTGGTTAGTACAATTTTTGAATCCTCAAACAGAAATGTTGCTGAAAATAGGGAAATTGTTAGAGTAATTTTTGAAAGTCTTATCTACCTTGCTCGTCAAAATATAGCGTTTAGAGGCCATGATGAATTGTGGACATCAAATAACCAAGgcaattttattgaattgattaaacttatatcaaaatataatccaACACTTTCGTCTCAcgtatcaaaaattcaaaattcaaaaaaaaaaaatcgattaacaTTTTTATCCAATCTAagccaaaataatatgttccatGTTCTTG ATACTACAACAGATGTTTCTAATATAGAGCAACTTTCATTAGTAATTAggtttataaatgaaaatgaagaaGTTGAAGAAAGATTAGTTGCTTTAGAAACGGTATCAGATGCAAGAGGTATTGGTATGTTTAACgttttgtgtaatatttgtaaaaaatatgaaattgattGGGAAAATCAACTGTGTGCACAATCATATGATGGGGCATCGTCCATGCAAGGCCAATACTCTGGTGTTCGTGCATATATTCAAGAAAAAAATCCTCGAGCAATATATGTCTGGTGTTTTtctcatattttaaatcttgTTGTGGTGGACACTTGTGATACAAGTAAAACTATGAGACATTTTTTTGGAGATCTACAATCATCGATAGCTTTTTTAAGAGCAAGAAAACGTactgcaatttttttaaatcatcaaaaaatatgttatccAGAAGAAAGAGTTTGTAGAATGAAAAATTTTTCTACTACCCGCTGGACGTCTCATGGCCGTGCTTTGAcagttatatttgaaaaatataaagcaCTTACTAATACATTAAAAGAGTTATCAAACTCAAATGAACGTGATACTTCTTCAATGGCAACAAATTTATTGTCTACTATTTCTTCATTCAAGTTTGTTACACATttgttattaatgaaaaatatcttTAAGCACACAACTCCACTATCCATGTATTTACAATCGCAATCATTGGATTTCATCACTGCATTAACTATGGTTGATAATTGTGCTAGGAAATTGTCTGAATTAAGAAATGAGCAACAGTTAGATGTTTTATTGGCTGAAGCCAACACGTTTTCCCTGGAAAATGAACTGGAAGAAGTATGGTTTCCAGAAAAACGGGTTCAGAGACGGAAAAAAATGGCTGGAGAAAAAACCAATGATGAAATAGTATCAAATGCCaaggataattttaaaatacaagtttATTTCACAGTCTTAGATCAAATATGTACATCTATAACTAGCCGATTTGAAGGATCACGAGAAATTTTATCTGACTTGTCCCTTCTTTCAGTTGATCGACTCATTGCTACAAGTAAGGGATGTCCAATACCTGAAGATAATTTTGTGTATCTTGATAAGTGGATTccaaatttacaaattgatCAATTAAAATTGGAGTATTCGACTTTTGCATCCAGTTTCcttaaattgaaatcaaatatagTAATTGAAAAATTGCATGAAAAGGTAATAATAAGTGAATCAGATGAGGATACAAGTGTTGATTTAGATGAAG CTACATCAGTCAGTAGTGAAAGgacattttctaaattaaaattgattaagaCTAGAATTCGTTCAACAATGGTACAAAAACGTCTTGACAGTTTGATGCTCTTATCATGCGAAAAAGAT atatggACACCGTTTAGTCAATGCCTGCCGCAGCAGCATCAGcatcattatcattatactaTTCTAACATCGCCTTTTAACCAGCAGCAGGATCAGCAACAACCACAGCAGCagcatcattattatcattataatattcaaccgTCGCCTTTTAAccagcaacagcagcaacaggagcagcagcaacagcagcagcagcatcaCCAGCAACAATTGCAGCAGCATCAGCttcaacaacagcaacaacaaca aaTGTTTCATATGCCACAAGGTGGGCCACAAGGCCAATGA